In one window of Cydia pomonella isolate Wapato2018A chromosome 16, ilCydPomo1, whole genome shotgun sequence DNA:
- the LOC133526153 gene encoding uncharacterized protein LOC133526153 isoform X2 has translation MLKCSLIIKGLIHALVVLFAFKTANADENSVHLKDIYTIIENLVGPILKTVNIQVYEDDFNDMEAVTPNKIEKQDNTLQNGNKDKDTENEISLTDYSQEKVIDDVVKNLQDSSILKNVVTQDKIQRRFNSDTTDDEALTEDSEETIILQGQSSAEVHPNRRNIDPKPIITNITIDRSEKYKQLQHKIGSLLNKEQISNETKSLISNAFDKVINQMNSKCIFRTSEDLSSKIKFRVGKPEQAAVKSMLKIYKSQFNKLIDRYRFSSKENSKFLTNLRELFFEMHNSFKKFTMQDDLQCNAVDVGKNKSKKHSNSSKLSGLLTTVTQKSILRDQHHATACQINSICPFELKMFLADFSAKVLDTIDLVFNNYRKMYLLDVSKESSGEEKQFLQVMMDTNNLVNKKFNESFINEINKLNMDAFPEINAKVARLHKFIDASVNHVKMLVNDALTDELPRIPNKMQNTVKTDIMTTTDIELAK, from the exons ATGTTAAAGTGCTCGTTAATAATTAAAG gTTTGATACATGCTTTGGTGGTTCTCTTTGCGTTCAAGACTGCCAATGCAGACGAAAACTCAGTTCATCTTAAGGACATATATACCATCATCGAAAACCTCGTAGGGCCGATTCTGAAGACCGTCAATATACAAGTTTATGAAGACGATTTCAATGATATGGAAGCTGTAACTCCAAACAAAATTGAGAAACAAGACAACACATTACAAAATggtaataaagataaagatacgGAGAACGAAATATCCCTTACAGATTACAGCCAAGAAAAAGTTATAGATGACGTTGTAAAGAATCTACAAGACTCTTCTATATTAAAGAACGTTGTAACACAAGACAAAATACAAAGAAGATTTAATAGCGATACTACCGACGATGAAGCACTTACAGAGGACAGTGAAGAAACCATTATATTACAAGGTCAAAGTTCAGCCGAAGTTCATCCTAATAGAAGGAATATTGATCCAAAACCAATAATAACCAACATTACCATTGACCGTTCTGAAAAGTATAAGCAATTGCAACATAAAATAGGAAGTttgttaaataaagaacaaatatCTAATGAAACGAAAAGTTTAATAAGCAATGCTTTCGATAAAGTGATAAATCAGATGAATAGCAAGTGCATTTTCAGAACATCTGAAGATCTGTCGTCAAAAATTAAGTTCAGAGTAGGCAAACCTGAACAGGCAGCCGTGAAGTCAATGTTAAAGATATACAAAAGCCAGTTCAATAAGCTTATTGATAGATATCGTTTTAGCAGCAAAGAAAACTCAAAGTTTCTTACGAATTTACGGGAATTGTTTTTTGAAATGCACAATTCTTTCAAAAAATTTACCATGCAAGACGATCTACAATGCAATGCTGTTGATGTtggtaaaaataaatctaaaaagcATAGCAATAGCTCTAAGCTTTCTGGATTGCTTACTACCGTTACCCAGAAATCCATACTTCGCGACCAACATCATGCTACCGCGTGTCAAATTAATTCAATCTGCCCctttgaattaaaaatgtttttagctGATTTTTCAGCCAAAGTTTTAGATACGATCGATCTAGTTTTTAATAACTACAGAAAGATGTATCTACTCGACGTATCTAAAGAAAGCAGCGGCGAAGAAAAACAGTTTTTGCAGGTTATGATGGATACAAATAATCTGGTAAATAAGAAATTTAACGAATCGTTTATAAACGaaattaataaacttaataTGGATGCTTTTCCTGAGATTAATGCAAAAGTGGCAAGACTCCATAAATTTATTGATGCGAGTGTGAACCATGTTAAAATGTTAGTTAATGATGCTTTAACAGACGAATTACCCAGAATACCGAATAAAATGCAAAACACGGTAAAAACAGATATTATGACTACTACTGATATAGAACTG GCAAAATAG
- the LOC133526153 gene encoding uncharacterized protein LOC133526153 isoform X3, which produces MLKCSLIIKGLIHALVVLFAFKTANADENSVHLKDIYTIIENLVGPILKTVNIQVYEDDFNDMEAVTPNKIEKQDNTLQNGNKDKDTENEISLTDYSQEKVIDDVVKNLQDSSILKNVVTQDKIQRRFNSDTTDDEALTEDSEETIILQGQSSAEVHPNRRNIDPKPIITNITIDRSEKYKQLQHKIGSLLNKEQISNETKSLISNAFDKVINQMNSKCIFRTSEDLSSKIKFRVGKPEQAAVKSMLKIYKSQFNKLIDRYRFSSKENSKFLTNLRELFFEMHNSFKKFTMQDDLQCNAVDVGKNKSKKHSNSSKLSGLLTTVTQKSILRDQHHATACQINSICPFELKMFLADFSAKVLDTIDLVFNNYRKMYLLDVSKESSGEEKQFLQVMMDTNNLVNKKFNESFINEINKLNMDAFPEINAKVARLHKFIDASVNHVKMLVNDALTDELPRIPNKMQNTVKTDIMTTTDIELIC; this is translated from the exons ATGTTAAAGTGCTCGTTAATAATTAAAG gTTTGATACATGCTTTGGTGGTTCTCTTTGCGTTCAAGACTGCCAATGCAGACGAAAACTCAGTTCATCTTAAGGACATATATACCATCATCGAAAACCTCGTAGGGCCGATTCTGAAGACCGTCAATATACAAGTTTATGAAGACGATTTCAATGATATGGAAGCTGTAACTCCAAACAAAATTGAGAAACAAGACAACACATTACAAAATggtaataaagataaagatacgGAGAACGAAATATCCCTTACAGATTACAGCCAAGAAAAAGTTATAGATGACGTTGTAAAGAATCTACAAGACTCTTCTATATTAAAGAACGTTGTAACACAAGACAAAATACAAAGAAGATTTAATAGCGATACTACCGACGATGAAGCACTTACAGAGGACAGTGAAGAAACCATTATATTACAAGGTCAAAGTTCAGCCGAAGTTCATCCTAATAGAAGGAATATTGATCCAAAACCAATAATAACCAACATTACCATTGACCGTTCTGAAAAGTATAAGCAATTGCAACATAAAATAGGAAGTttgttaaataaagaacaaatatCTAATGAAACGAAAAGTTTAATAAGCAATGCTTTCGATAAAGTGATAAATCAGATGAATAGCAAGTGCATTTTCAGAACATCTGAAGATCTGTCGTCAAAAATTAAGTTCAGAGTAGGCAAACCTGAACAGGCAGCCGTGAAGTCAATGTTAAAGATATACAAAAGCCAGTTCAATAAGCTTATTGATAGATATCGTTTTAGCAGCAAAGAAAACTCAAAGTTTCTTACGAATTTACGGGAATTGTTTTTTGAAATGCACAATTCTTTCAAAAAATTTACCATGCAAGACGATCTACAATGCAATGCTGTTGATGTtggtaaaaataaatctaaaaagcATAGCAATAGCTCTAAGCTTTCTGGATTGCTTACTACCGTTACCCAGAAATCCATACTTCGCGACCAACATCATGCTACCGCGTGTCAAATTAATTCAATCTGCCCctttgaattaaaaatgtttttagctGATTTTTCAGCCAAAGTTTTAGATACGATCGATCTAGTTTTTAATAACTACAGAAAGATGTATCTACTCGACGTATCTAAAGAAAGCAGCGGCGAAGAAAAACAGTTTTTGCAGGTTATGATGGATACAAATAATCTGGTAAATAAGAAATTTAACGAATCGTTTATAAACGaaattaataaacttaataTGGATGCTTTTCCTGAGATTAATGCAAAAGTGGCAAGACTCCATAAATTTATTGATGCGAGTGTGAACCATGTTAAAATGTTAGTTAATGATGCTTTAACAGACGAATTACCCAGAATACCGAATAAAATGCAAAACACGGTAAAAACAGATATTATGACTACTACTGATATAGAACTG ATCTGTTGA
- the LOC133526153 gene encoding uncharacterized protein LOC133526153 isoform X1: MLKCSLIIKGLIHALVVLFAFKTANADENSVHLKDIYTIIENLVGPILKTVNIQVYEDDFNDMEAVTPNKIEKQDNTLQNGNKDKDTENEISLTDYSQEKVIDDVVKNLQDSSILKNVVTQDKIQRRFNSDTTDDEALTEDSEETIILQGQSSAEVHPNRRNIDPKPIITNITIDRSEKYKQLQHKIGSLLNKEQISNETKSLISNAFDKVINQMNSKCIFRTSEDLSSKIKFRVGKPEQAAVKSMLKIYKSQFNKLIDRYRFSSKENSKFLTNLRELFFEMHNSFKKFTMQDDLQCNAVDVGKNKSKKHSNSSKLSGLLTTVTQKSILRDQHHATACQINSICPFELKMFLADFSAKVLDTIDLVFNNYRKMYLLDVSKESSGEEKQFLQVMMDTNNLVNKKFNESFINEINKLNMDAFPEINAKVARLHKFIDASVNHVKMLVNDALTDELPRIPNKMQNTVKTDIMTTTDIELVSILEKIKSKMCESFQTCYSKTRKSET, translated from the exons ATGTTAAAGTGCTCGTTAATAATTAAAG gTTTGATACATGCTTTGGTGGTTCTCTTTGCGTTCAAGACTGCCAATGCAGACGAAAACTCAGTTCATCTTAAGGACATATATACCATCATCGAAAACCTCGTAGGGCCGATTCTGAAGACCGTCAATATACAAGTTTATGAAGACGATTTCAATGATATGGAAGCTGTAACTCCAAACAAAATTGAGAAACAAGACAACACATTACAAAATggtaataaagataaagatacgGAGAACGAAATATCCCTTACAGATTACAGCCAAGAAAAAGTTATAGATGACGTTGTAAAGAATCTACAAGACTCTTCTATATTAAAGAACGTTGTAACACAAGACAAAATACAAAGAAGATTTAATAGCGATACTACCGACGATGAAGCACTTACAGAGGACAGTGAAGAAACCATTATATTACAAGGTCAAAGTTCAGCCGAAGTTCATCCTAATAGAAGGAATATTGATCCAAAACCAATAATAACCAACATTACCATTGACCGTTCTGAAAAGTATAAGCAATTGCAACATAAAATAGGAAGTttgttaaataaagaacaaatatCTAATGAAACGAAAAGTTTAATAAGCAATGCTTTCGATAAAGTGATAAATCAGATGAATAGCAAGTGCATTTTCAGAACATCTGAAGATCTGTCGTCAAAAATTAAGTTCAGAGTAGGCAAACCTGAACAGGCAGCCGTGAAGTCAATGTTAAAGATATACAAAAGCCAGTTCAATAAGCTTATTGATAGATATCGTTTTAGCAGCAAAGAAAACTCAAAGTTTCTTACGAATTTACGGGAATTGTTTTTTGAAATGCACAATTCTTTCAAAAAATTTACCATGCAAGACGATCTACAATGCAATGCTGTTGATGTtggtaaaaataaatctaaaaagcATAGCAATAGCTCTAAGCTTTCTGGATTGCTTACTACCGTTACCCAGAAATCCATACTTCGCGACCAACATCATGCTACCGCGTGTCAAATTAATTCAATCTGCCCctttgaattaaaaatgtttttagctGATTTTTCAGCCAAAGTTTTAGATACGATCGATCTAGTTTTTAATAACTACAGAAAGATGTATCTACTCGACGTATCTAAAGAAAGCAGCGGCGAAGAAAAACAGTTTTTGCAGGTTATGATGGATACAAATAATCTGGTAAATAAGAAATTTAACGAATCGTTTATAAACGaaattaataaacttaataTGGATGCTTTTCCTGAGATTAATGCAAAAGTGGCAAGACTCCATAAATTTATTGATGCGAGTGTGAACCATGTTAAAATGTTAGTTAATGATGCTTTAACAGACGAATTACCCAGAATACCGAATAAAATGCAAAACACGGTAAAAACAGATATTATGACTACTACTGATATAGAACTGGTTAGTATTCTAGAAAAAATTAAGTCTAAAATGTGTGAATCATTCCAAACGTGCTACAGCAAAACCAGGAAGAGTGAAACATAA
- the LOC133526155 gene encoding aladin-like, translating to MSAFHGFPELPGPDETAFCKLNEVYCCGNSRYGNISTFTNTTKKHPVINVTREIHHHRATDENVSMYVDVDDNLLKKITSVWYKQGFLEALSVAADPGVNRESPVLALTASYLLKVANVFTAFHYFMQPHLKDIGPKIVANYSKTRNWGSGPIKCLAWHPHTTKIAVATTDDNIRVYCAEASFVPMLKCKAQGHVSSLSWRPYSASEIAVGCEQGVIVWTVDPNSTFTKPSSSNAVVLKQHNHSPVTDVSWSPNGDLLISCSGADTSMLIWDVSMETAVPLRRVAGGGIVFSRWSYGASKVFAATSSIIFRVWDSKKWTPERWCARGGRVVAACWGPGDLLLFAAKGEPMVYALSSTGLMNGAQNMKALPVLDVTKTELPSGDPVGGPILDMCWDQSGRYLALMFEESALVAIFCTTNIMMQLKITPCCFVCGIENEVPLTMAFQQNFTDGACLTVAWSSGRVQHFPIVYTDGY from the exons ATGTCGGCTTTTCATGGATTTCCCGAATTGCCGGGACCTGATGAAACAGCCTTTTGCAAACTTAATGAAGTATATTGCTGCGGGAACAGCAGATACGGAAATATTTCGACATTTACTAACACG actaAGAAACATCCAGTGATAAACGTAACAAGAGAGATACATCACCATCGTGCCACGGACGAAAATGTATCCATGTACGTCGACGTTGACGACAATTTATTGAAGAAAATAACCAGTGTGTGGTACAAACAAGGATTTCTTGAAGCTTTAAGTGTAGCCGCAGACCCTGGCGTAAATCGAGAAAGCCCAGTACTCGCTCTGACGGCGTCATACCTTTTAAAAGTCGCTAATGTTTTTACAGCCTTTCATTATTTCATGCAGCCACATTTAAAGGATATTGGGCCTAAAATCGTGGCAAATTACTCTAAGACCAGGAACTGGGGGAGTGGTCCTATAAAATGCTTGGCCTGGCACCCTCATACAACTAAAATAGCGGTAGCAACCACTGATGATAATATAAGAGTGTATTGTGCGGAGGCTTCATTTGTGCCGATGTTGAAATGCAAAGCACAAGGACATGTGTCTTCGCTTAGCTGGAGACCTTATTCAGCTTCGGAGATAGCTGTAGGGTGTGAACAGGGAGTAATTGTGTGGACAGTTGACCCAAATTCTACTTTTACAAAGCCATCTTCGAGTAATGCAGTTGTCTTGAAACA ACACAATCACAGCCCAGTAACAGACGTCAGCTGGTCACCCAATGGTGACCTCCTCATCAGCTGCAGTGGAGCCGACACCTCCATGCTCATATGGGACGTCAGCATGGAAACAGCAGTGCCATTGAGACGTGTGGCGGGTGGCGGTATAGTGTTCTCACGGTGGTCGTATGGCGCGAGCAAAGTGTTTGCTGCCACATCATCAATAATATTTAG AGTGTGGGACAGCAAAAAGTGGACGCCTGAGCGTTGGTGCGCGCGCGGCGGTCGTGTGGTGGCGGCTTGTTGGGGGCCCGGTGACCTTCTGCTGTTTGCTGCTAAGGGAGAACCTATGGTGTATGCACTTAGTAGCACTGGACTCATGAATG GTGCCCAGAACATGAAAGCATTACCAGTTCTGGATGTGACAAAAACTGAGCTGCCATCAGGCGACCCGGTAGGGGGTCCTATTTTAGACATGTGCTGGGACCAGTCGGGGCGATACCTGGCCCTCATGTTCGAGGAGTCAGCTCTCGTGGCCATCTTCTGCACTACTAATATTATGATGCAGCTTAAAATAACACCCTG CTGTTTCGTATGCGGCATTGAGAACGAAGTGCCGCTTACTATGGCGTTCCAACAGAACTTCACTGACGGAGCCTGTCTGACAGTGGCCTGGTCTAGTGGTAGAGTTCAACACTTCCCTATTGTCTATACTGATGGTTACTAG